In Streptomyces canus, one DNA window encodes the following:
- a CDS encoding PhoH family protein — MTQTPTGHSPAQGQARAQFTVPAQHPMVTVLGSGDSLLRVIEKAFPAADIHVRGNEISATGEAADVALVQRLFDEMMLVLRTGQPMTEDAVERSIAMLRASENGTSDGQETPAEVLTQNILSSRGRTIRPKTLNQKRYVDAIDKYTIVFGIGPAGTGKTYLAMAKAVQALQSKQVNRIILTRPAVEAGERLGFLPGTLYEKIDPYLRPLYDALHDMLDPDSIPKLMASGTIEVAPLAYMRGRAQPVFTNVLTPDGWRPIGDLQVGDLVIGSNGEPTPVLGVYPQGEKDVYRVTAQDGSWTLCCGEHLWTVRTRDDKRRDKPWRVLETQEMIGNLRAAHYRRYELPMLTEPVSFPEREVPMDPYALGLLLGDGCLTGSTTPSFATEDRELAQALEAALPGVTLRHRSGPDYVLNRIKSPGDVVTLENPVTRVMRELDLLRTRSHTKFVPDDYLYNSAEVRLAVLQGLLDSDGGPVTQKDRTCRVQFSTASILLRDDVIALVQSLGGVAYTRRRLAEDRKQGTALAAHRYDTHVVDIRLPEGVEPFRLARKRDKYHAAGGGGRPMRFIDSIEPAGREETVCIQVAAEDSLYVTQDYLLTHNTLNDAFIILDEAQNTSPEQMKMFLTRLGFDSKIVITGDVTQVDLPSGTKSGLRQVQDILEGLDDVHFSRLSSQDVVRHRLVGRIVDAYEKYDNENGTENGTHKGGRNKRK; from the coding sequence CGGCGGCCGACATCCATGTCCGGGGAAACGAGATCAGCGCGACCGGCGAGGCGGCGGACGTCGCCCTCGTCCAGCGCCTGTTCGACGAGATGATGCTGGTGCTCCGCACCGGACAGCCGATGACGGAGGACGCAGTGGAACGCTCGATCGCCATGCTGCGAGCGAGCGAGAACGGGACGAGCGACGGCCAGGAGACCCCGGCCGAAGTGCTCACACAGAACATCCTGTCCTCGCGCGGCCGCACCATCCGCCCCAAGACCCTCAACCAGAAGCGGTACGTCGACGCGATCGACAAGTACACGATCGTCTTCGGCATCGGCCCCGCCGGCACCGGCAAGACCTACCTCGCCATGGCCAAGGCGGTGCAGGCCCTGCAGTCCAAGCAGGTCAACCGCATCATCCTGACCCGCCCGGCGGTCGAGGCGGGAGAGCGGCTGGGCTTCCTGCCCGGCACCCTCTACGAGAAGATCGACCCCTACCTGCGCCCGCTGTACGACGCCCTGCACGACATGCTCGACCCGGACTCGATCCCGAAGCTGATGGCGTCGGGGACGATCGAGGTGGCGCCGCTGGCGTACATGAGGGGTCGTGCGCAGCCTGTCTTCACGAACGTCCTGACTCCGGATGGTTGGCGTCCCATCGGCGACCTTCAGGTCGGCGACCTGGTCATCGGCTCGAACGGCGAACCGACCCCGGTCCTGGGTGTCTACCCGCAGGGCGAGAAGGACGTCTACCGCGTCACGGCCCAGGACGGCTCCTGGACCCTGTGCTGCGGCGAGCACCTCTGGACGGTGCGGACGCGCGACGACAAGCGACGTGACAAGCCGTGGCGTGTCCTGGAGACCCAGGAGATGATCGGCAACCTTCGGGCGGCGCACTACCGCCGGTACGAGCTGCCGATGCTGACGGAGCCGGTCAGCTTCCCCGAACGTGAGGTCCCCATGGACCCGTACGCGCTCGGGCTGCTGCTGGGCGACGGTTGCCTCACGGGTTCCACCACTCCGTCCTTCGCGACGGAGGACCGTGAGCTCGCCCAGGCACTGGAGGCCGCGCTGCCCGGTGTCACGCTGCGGCACAGGAGTGGACCGGACTACGTCCTCAACCGGATCAAGTCACCCGGTGATGTCGTCACCCTGGAGAATCCCGTCACGCGGGTCATGCGCGAGCTGGATCTCCTGCGTACTCGCTCGCACACCAAGTTTGTCCCGGACGACTACCTGTACAACTCTGCCGAAGTCAGGCTGGCAGTTCTCCAGGGCCTGCTTGATTCCGACGGGGGACCGGTCACGCAGAAGGACCGTACATGCCGGGTGCAGTTCTCGACCGCGTCGATCCTCCTGCGTGACGACGTCATCGCCTTGGTCCAGTCGCTCGGTGGCGTCGCCTACACACGCCGTCGCCTCGCCGAAGACCGCAAGCAGGGGACGGCTCTGGCGGCCCACCGCTACGACACCCATGTCGTCGACATCCGTCTCCCCGAGGGCGTCGAACCCTTCCGCCTGGCCCGTAAGCGCGACAAGTACCACGCAGCCGGAGGCGGCGGACGCCCGATGCGGTTCATCGACAGCATCGAGCCCGCGGGCCGGGAGGAGACCGTCTGCATCCAGGTGGCGGCCGAGGACTCGCTGTACGTCACGCAGGACTACCTGCTCACGCACAACACCCTCAACGACGCCTTCATCATCCTGGACGAGGCCCAGAACACGAGCCCCGAGCAGATGAAGATGTTCCTCACCCGCCTCGGCTTCGACTCGAAGATCGTGATCACGGGTGATGTGACGCAGGTCGACCTGCCCAGCGGCACCAAGTCGGGGCTGCGCCAGGTCCAGGACATCCTGGAGGGGCTCGACGACGTGCACTTCTCCCGCCTGTCCTCCCAGGACGTCGTACGGCACAGGCTGGTCGGCCGTATCGTCGACGCGTACGAGAAGTACGACAACGAGAACGGTACGGAGAACGGCACCCACAAGGGCGGCCGGAACAAGCGGAAGTAG
- the ybeY gene encoding rRNA maturation RNase YbeY: MSIDVNNESGTEVDEQAILDIARYALARMRIHPLSELSVIVVDTDAMEQLHIQWMDLPGPTDVMSFPMDELRPPSKDDDEPPQGLLGDIVLCPEVAKRQGEEAETQHSMDEELQLLTVHGVLHLLGYDHEEPDEKAEMFGLQAAIVDGWRQEKGLTGPSPAPTVS, encoded by the coding sequence ATGTCGATCGACGTCAACAACGAGTCCGGAACCGAGGTCGACGAGCAGGCGATCCTCGACATCGCCCGCTACGCGCTCGCGCGGATGCGTATCCACCCGCTCTCCGAGCTCTCGGTGATCGTCGTGGACACCGACGCCATGGAGCAGCTGCACATCCAGTGGATGGACCTGCCGGGGCCCACCGACGTCATGTCCTTCCCGATGGACGAGCTCAGGCCGCCCAGCAAGGACGACGACGAACCCCCGCAGGGCCTCCTCGGCGACATCGTGCTGTGTCCCGAGGTCGCCAAGCGGCAGGGCGAGGAGGCCGAGACGCAGCACTCCATGGACGAGGAGCTCCAACTCCTCACCGTCCACGGCGTGCTGCACCTTCTCGGGTACGACCACGAGGAGCCGGACGAGAAGGCCGAGATGTTCGGTCTGCAGGCGGCGATCGTGGACGGGTGGCGGCAGGAGAAGGGGCTCACCGGCCCGTCCCCCGCGCCGACCGTCTCATGA
- a CDS encoding hemolysin family protein: MSLPLVSGAIALVVVAWLAACAEAGLARVSSFRAEEAVRNGRRGSAKLAQIAADPTRYLNVALLVRVACEMAAAALVTYACLQQFPGTTRALLVAIGVMVLVSYVAVGVSPRTIGRQHPLNTATAAAYILLPLARIMGPIPSLLILIGNALTPGKGFRRGPFASEAELRALVDLAEKESLIEDEERRMVHSVFELGDTLVREVMVPRTDLVVIERYKTIRQALTLALRSGFSRIPVSGESEDDIVGIVYLKDLVRKTHINRDAESELVSTAMRPAAFVPDTKNAGDLLREMQQDRNHVAVVIDEYGGTAGIVTIEDILEEIVGEITDEYDRELPPVEDLGDDRHRVTARLDITDLGELYGLDEYDDEDVETVGGLLAKALGRVPIAGASAVVELPDGRQLRLTAEAAAGRRNKIVTVLVEPVGAAGAAEEEKESE, from the coding sequence ATGAGCCTGCCCCTCGTCTCCGGCGCGATCGCCCTGGTCGTCGTCGCCTGGCTCGCCGCCTGCGCGGAGGCGGGCCTCGCGCGCGTCTCCAGCTTCCGCGCCGAGGAAGCCGTACGCAACGGCCGGCGCGGCAGCGCCAAGCTCGCGCAGATCGCCGCCGACCCGACCCGGTATCTCAACGTGGCGCTGCTGGTGCGCGTCGCGTGCGAGATGGCGGCGGCCGCCCTGGTCACCTACGCCTGCCTTCAGCAGTTCCCGGGCACCACCCGCGCCCTGCTGGTCGCGATCGGGGTCATGGTGCTCGTGTCGTACGTCGCCGTCGGCGTCTCCCCGCGCACGATCGGGCGTCAGCACCCGCTCAACACGGCGACCGCGGCGGCGTACATCCTGCTCCCGCTGGCCCGGATCATGGGTCCGATCCCGTCGTTGCTGATTCTCATCGGCAACGCGCTCACCCCCGGCAAGGGCTTCCGCCGCGGCCCGTTCGCCTCCGAGGCGGAGCTGCGCGCGCTGGTCGACCTCGCCGAGAAGGAGTCGCTGATCGAGGACGAGGAGCGCCGGATGGTGCACTCGGTCTTCGAGTTGGGCGACACGCTGGTGCGGGAGGTCATGGTCCCGCGGACCGATCTCGTCGTCATCGAGCGCTACAAGACCATCCGCCAGGCGCTGACCCTCGCTCTGCGCTCGGGCTTCTCGCGTATCCCCGTGTCCGGGGAGAGCGAGGACGACATCGTCGGGATCGTGTATCTGAAGGACCTGGTCCGCAAGACGCACATCAACCGGGACGCCGAGTCCGAGCTGGTGTCCACCGCCATGCGGCCCGCGGCCTTCGTGCCCGACACCAAGAACGCCGGTGACCTGCTGCGCGAGATGCAGCAGGACCGCAACCACGTCGCCGTCGTCATCGACGAGTACGGCGGCACGGCCGGCATCGTCACGATCGAGGACATCCTCGAGGAGATCGTCGGCGAGATCACCGACGAGTACGACCGCGAGCTGCCGCCGGTGGAGGATCTCGGCGACGACCGCCACCGGGTCACCGCCCGCCTCGACATCACCGACCTGGGCGAGCTGTACGGGCTCGACGAGTACGACGACGAGGACGTGGAGACCGTCGGGGGGCTCCTGGCGAAGGCGCTGGGCCGTGTGCCCATCGCCGGGGCCTCCGCCGTCGTCGAACTTCCGGACGGCCGGCAGCTCCGCCTGACCGCGGAGGCCGCGGCCGGACGCCGGAACAAGATCGTGACGGTTCTGGTGGAGCCGGTGGGCGCGGCCGGAGCGGCCGAAGAGGAGAAGGAGTCCGAGTGA
- a CDS encoding MmcQ/YjbR family DNA-binding protein yields the protein MTPQELRTLCLSFNAAVEDFPFSPEISVFKVLGKMFALSWIDARPLKVNLKCDPEDAIRLRTDHPGLIAPGYHMNKRHWNTVTVDGELPDRLVRELVEDSYDLVVAGLPRADRLRLDRP from the coding sequence GTGACCCCTCAGGAACTGCGCACCCTGTGCCTGTCCTTCAACGCCGCGGTGGAGGACTTCCCGTTCAGCCCGGAGATCTCGGTCTTCAAGGTGCTCGGCAAGATGTTCGCCCTGAGCTGGATCGACGCACGGCCCCTCAAGGTCAACCTCAAGTGCGACCCGGAGGACGCGATCCGGCTGCGCACCGACCATCCCGGGCTGATCGCCCCCGGCTACCACATGAACAAGCGCCACTGGAACACCGTCACCGTCGACGGCGAACTCCCGGACCGTCTGGTCCGGGAGCTCGTCGAGGACTCGTACGACCTGGTGGTGGCTGGTCTACCGCGCGCCGACCGGCTCCGCCTCGACCGCCCCTGA
- a CDS encoding cytidine deaminase, which produces MTDNSALDPEDRKIVTLARSARARNGVPEGAAVRDDTGRTYVAGTVALPSLRLSALRTAVAMAVASGAKSLEAAAVVTDAESASDEDRAAVRDLGGPQTPVLVAGVDGTVRSTVTAG; this is translated from the coding sequence ATGACCGACAACAGTGCGCTTGACCCCGAGGACCGCAAGATCGTCACCCTGGCTCGTTCGGCACGGGCTCGTAACGGGGTGCCCGAGGGGGCGGCCGTACGGGACGACACCGGGCGGACGTATGTCGCCGGGACGGTGGCTCTTCCCTCGTTGCGGTTGAGTGCTTTGCGGACGGCGGTGGCGATGGCCGTGGCGTCGGGGGCGAAGTCCCTGGAGGCGGCGGCCGTGGTGACGGACGCCGAATCGGCCTCCGACGAGGACCGGGCCGCAGTCCGGGATCTGGGCGGCCCGCAGACTCCGGTGCTGGTGGCAGGGGTCGACGGCACCGTGCGGAGCACCGTGACCGCAGGCTGA
- a CDS encoding beta-xylosidase yields the protein MGSTTRRRRLASFIGATALAVTAGGALACPAGAATNVDFATHCIPPAVAGIPPIDGTTTASIAVDNTSPKVGDTVTVTYTVVKPAASNPTAIALPADIMTPTGKITLGGAQTGAVTVAGPKKNDPVPGNGAFPSFSMTGTFKVTSPGAITLSPGDYNIHTSYILELDTPCTVITPPAPVSETVTATDTNPVNERDIALGSASGKPGDSVTVTGSKFTPGATVTLAGRSGAAQTADTATVTANSSGAFSGSLVVNDKTTTGVVAYEGSAYSDAKGAGPKAYVVIDDTPVPDGSQKVTTTVKAGTLSMSQAGDAVSLSAVDYGKGGASTGDLNKVTVQDFRGGPAGWSLTGKVTDFTGPGAKIDAGALSWSPACATKAGSPSTCQAGSTGAVGSSGATLASTPNGTLTGGEFTVGAGLSLNVPAFTPPGTYSGVLTLTLS from the coding sequence ATGGGTTCGACGACTCGAAGACGCCGTCTGGCGTCCTTTATCGGGGCGACCGCGCTCGCGGTCACCGCGGGCGGCGCACTGGCCTGTCCGGCCGGTGCCGCCACCAACGTGGACTTCGCCACGCACTGCATCCCGCCCGCGGTCGCGGGCATCCCGCCGATCGACGGCACCACGACGGCCTCCATCGCCGTGGACAACACCAGCCCCAAAGTGGGCGACACCGTCACCGTGACCTACACGGTGGTCAAGCCGGCCGCCAGCAACCCCACGGCCATCGCACTGCCGGCCGACATCATGACGCCGACGGGCAAGATCACCCTCGGCGGCGCCCAGACCGGTGCCGTGACGGTCGCCGGACCGAAGAAGAACGACCCGGTGCCGGGCAACGGCGCCTTCCCGTCGTTCTCGATGACCGGCACCTTCAAGGTCACCTCACCCGGCGCGATCACCCTCTCGCCCGGCGACTACAACATCCACACCAGCTACATCCTCGAACTCGACACGCCCTGCACGGTGATCACCCCGCCCGCCCCGGTATCCGAGACGGTCACCGCGACGGACACGAACCCCGTCAACGAGCGGGACATCGCGCTGGGTTCGGCCTCCGGGAAGCCCGGTGACAGCGTCACCGTCACCGGCAGCAAGTTCACCCCGGGCGCGACGGTCACCCTGGCCGGGCGGTCCGGCGCCGCCCAGACCGCGGACACCGCCACCGTCACCGCCAACTCCTCGGGTGCCTTCAGCGGCTCGCTCGTCGTCAACGACAAGACGACGACCGGTGTCGTGGCATACGAGGGCAGCGCGTACAGCGACGCCAAGGGGGCGGGGCCGAAGGCGTACGTCGTCATCGACGACACTCCCGTTCCGGACGGCAGCCAGAAGGTCACCACCACGGTGAAGGCGGGCACGCTGTCCATGTCCCAGGCCGGGGACGCCGTCAGCCTCTCGGCGGTGGACTACGGCAAGGGCGGGGCCTCGACCGGTGACCTGAACAAGGTGACCGTCCAGGACTTCCGCGGCGGACCCGCCGGCTGGTCCCTCACCGGCAAGGTCACCGACTTCACCGGACCCGGCGCCAAGATCGACGCCGGTGCGCTGAGCTGGAGTCCCGCCTGCGCCACCAAGGCGGGCAGCCCGAGCACCTGCCAGGCCGGTTCCACCGGCGCGGTCGGATCCTCGGGAGCGACGCTCGCGTCCACGCCCAACGGCACGCTCACCGGCGGTGAGTTCACCGTTGGCGCCGGACTCTCCCTGAACGTACCGGCGTTCACGCCTCCCGGCACGTACTCCGGCGTTCTCACCCTCACGCTCAGCTGA